One Mercurialis annua linkage group LG3, ddMerAnnu1.2, whole genome shotgun sequence DNA window includes the following coding sequences:
- the LOC126673345 gene encoding uncharacterized protein LOC126673345 codes for MMQQQQGPADLAQLQSTMQAIELACSSIQMHMNPAQAEATILSLNQSPHPYKACQFILENSHLANARFQAAAAIRDAAIREWSFLAADDKKSLISFCLCYFMQHASSQEGYVQVKVSSVAAQLIKRGWLEFTAAEKETFFYQVNQAVLGIHGVDVQFTGINFLESLVSEFSPSTSTAMGLPREFHEQCRRSLEQDYLKTFYCWAQDAAIGVTKRITESDREIPEVKVCTAGLRLMLQILNWDFRYNTYATKAGIDVYTSAVRADNISLKRSECTVVQLGPAWRDVLISSGHVGWLLALYAALRGKFSHGGYWLDCPIAVTARKLIVQFCSLTGTIFVSDNGQMQEQHLLLLLSGIIQWIDPPDAVSQAIESGKSDSEMLDGCRALLSMATVITPVVFDQLLKSIRPFGTLAMLSTLMCEVIKVLMTNITDEETWSWEARDILLDTWTTILAPTDGTGGNPLLPPEGINAASNLFAIIVESELRVASASAMFDEDECDYNQASISAMDERLSSYALIARAAVDVTIPLLTRLFSERFSQLHQGRGIIELIPTLEEVYSLLLITGHVLADEGEGETPLVPNTIQTHFVDTVEASKHPVVVLSSLIIKFAEQSLDPGMRSSVFSPRLMEAVIWFLARWSRTYLMPEEFKDSNKNAGHDNEYQFQQLQSRKALFSFFGEHNQGKNVLDIIVRISVTTLLSYPGEKNLQSLTCYQLLHALVRRKNVCIHLVTLDSWRELANAFVSEKVLFSLNTNNQRSLAQTLVLGASGMRNSEASNQYVRDLMGPMTNYLVELCKKNNLKSVAQQPDVILTVSYLLERLRGAANASEPRNQRALYEMGFSVINYVLVLLDVYNNEPAVVYLLLKFVVDWVDGQISYLEAQETAVVVDFCMRLLQLYSSHNIGKISVSLSSSLLSEAKTEKYKDLRALLQLLSNLCSKDMVDFSSDSIEAQGTNISEVVYFGLHIITPLISLELLKYPKLCHDYYSLLSHMLEVYPETVARLNNEAFTHVLGTLEFGLRHQDTEVVNMVLRALKALASFHYKETRAGKVGLGSQATGIKDPQGNLQEGILSRFLRLLLHWLLFEDYSIDLVSPAAEALFPLILCEQDIYQKLANGLIETQANPTLRSRLTSAIHSLTSSNQLSTSLDRMNYQRFRKNVNNFLIEVRGFLRTV; via the exons ATGATGCAGCAGCAGCAAGGCCCCGCCGATTTGGCGCAGCTTCAGTCCACTATGCAAGCTATCGAGCTCGCCTGCTCCTCCATTCAG ATGCATATGAATCCAGCACAAGCAGAAGCAACTATTTTGTCGCTAAATCAGTCTCCTCATCCCTACAAGGCTTGCCAGTTCATTCTCg AGAATTCTCACCTTGCAAATGCGAGGTTTCAAGCAGCAGCAGCGATTCGTGATGCTGCTATTAGGGAATGGAGTTTTCTAGCTGCTGATGACAAGAAAAGCTTGATAAG TTTTTGTTTGTGTTATTTTATGCAACATGCTAGTTCACAAGAGGGGTATGTTCAAGTGAAGGTTTCTTCTGTAGCTGCTCAATTAATCAAAAGGGGATG GCTTGAGTTTACAGCTGCTGAGAAagaaacttttttttatcag GTAAACCAGGCTGTGCTTGGAATTCATGGAGTAGATGTGCAATTTACTGGAATCAATTTCCTAGAATCTTTG GTTTCAGAGTTCTCACCTTCTACTTCTACTGCCATGGGCCTTCCTAGGGAATTTCATGAACAGTGTCGAAGGTCATTAGAGCAAGACTATCTTAAG ACATTCTATTGCTGGGCGCAAGATGCTGCCATTGGTGTCACAAAACGAATAACTGAATCTGATCGTGAGATACCTGAGGTCAAGGTTTGTACAGCTGGACTACGTCTCATGCTTCAAATCTTGAACTGGGATTTTCGGTACAATACATATGCTACTAAAGCTGGTATAGATGTTTACACATCTGCAGTTAGAGCAGACAATATTTCACTGAAGAGATCAGAGTGTACCGTAGTGCAG CTTGGTCCAGCATGGCGTGATGTTTTAATTTCAAGTGGCCATGTTGGATGGCTCTTGGCCTTATATGCAGCATTAAGAGGGAAGTTTTCACATGGAGGTTACTGGCTGGATTGCCCCATTGCAGTTACTGCTAGGAAGCTTATTGTACAATTCTGCTCCTTGACAGGGACTATTTTTGTTTCTG ATAATGGACAAATGCAAGAACAACATTTACTACTACTACTTTCTGGGATAATACAGTGGATAGACCCTCCTGATGCTGTTTCACAAGCAATTGAATCTGGGAAAAGTGATAG CGAGATGCTTGATGGCTGCCGTGCATTGTTATCTATGGCAACTGTTATAACCCCAGTTGTGTTTGACCAACTCTTAAAATCTATAAG GCCATTTGGCACTCTTGCCATGCTATCCACCTTGATGTGTGAAGTTATCAAAGTTCTTATGACTAATATCACAGATGAGGAGACTTGGAGTTGGGAGGCACGTGATATCTTATTAGATACTTGGACCACAATACTTGCG CCAACCGATGGTACAGGTGGGAACCCATTGCTTCCACCTGAAGGGATAAATGCTGCCTCCAATTTATTTGCTATAATTGTAGAGTCTGAGCTAAGAG TGGCTTCGGCATCAGCAATGTTTGACGAAGATGAATGTGATTATAATCAGGCTTCCATTTCTG CCATGGATGAAAGATTAAGTTCTTATGCTCTTATAGCAAGAGCAGCAGTTGATGTCACAATTCCATTACTAACAAGACTTTTTTCCGAGCGCTTTTCGCAGCTTCATCAG GGCAGGGGCATCATTGAACTAATTCCGACTCTTGAGGAAGTTTACTCATTGTTACTGATAACTGGGCATGTACTTGCGGATGAAGGGGAGGGAGAAACACCTCTG GTTCCAAATACCATTCAAACTCATTTTGTGGACACTGTGGAGGCAAGCAAGCATCCCGTTGTTGTGCTCTCGAG TTTAATAATAAAGTTTGCTGAGCAGAGTTTAGATCCAGGAATGAGAAGTTCAGTTTTCAGTCCTCGACTCATGGAG GCTGTGATATGGTTTCTTGCAAGATGGTCTCGTACATATCTAATGCCAGAAGAGTTTAAAGATAGTAACAAAAATGCTGGCCATGATAATGAGTATCAATTTCAGCAACTGCAATCCAGAAAAGCTTTGTTCAGTTTTTTTGGAGAACATAATCAAGGGAAAAATGTGCTTGACATTATTGTTCGCATTTCAGTGACAACACTGTTGTCTTATCCTGGGGAGAAAAACTTGCAG AGTCTCACTTGCTACCAACTACTTCATGCGCTTGTTCGCAGAAAAAACGTTTGTATTCACCTTGTCACATTG GATTCATGGCGTGAACTAGCTAATGCTTTTGTTTCTGAGAAGGTCCTTTTCTCATTAAATACTAATAATCAA CGCTCATTGGCTCAAACCCTTGTCCTTGGTGCTTCTGGAATGAGAAATTCAGAGGCATCTAATCA ATATGTAAGGGATCTCATGGGTCCAATGACAAATTATCTGGTGGAATTGTGTAAGAAGAATAACCTCAAAAGTGTTGCTCAACAACCAGATGTCATTTTAACA GTCAGTTACTTGTTGGAGCGGCTACGTGGGGCTGCTAATGCCTCAGAACCTCGGAATCAGAGAGCTCTTTATGAGATGGGATTTTCTGTGATAAATTATGTTCTGGTTCTCCTTGATGTGTACAATAATGAG CCTGCAGTTGTCTATCTGCTACTAAAATTTGTTGTTGACTGGGTTGATGGGCAAATCTCCTACCTGGAGGCTCAAGAAACAGCTGTTGTTGTTGATTTCTGCATGCGTTTGCTTCAGCTCTACTCCTCTCACAATATTGGCAAG ATATCGGTGAGTCTGTCAAGCAGCTTACTTAGTGAGGCAAAGACAGAGAAATATAAAGACTTGCGTGCTCTACTTCAGCTTCTTTCAAATCTTTGTTCCAAAGACATG GTCGACTTTTCATCAGATTCCATTGAGGCACAGGGGACAAATATATCTGAG GTGGTTTACTTTGGTCTTCACATAATTACACCGTTGATTTCCTTGGAGCTGCTGAAATACCCCAAGCTTTGTCATGAT TATTACTCATTGCTATCACATATGTTGGAGGTTTATCCTGAAACAGTTGCACGTCTAAATAATGAAGCTTTTACTCATGTACTTGGAACTCTCGAGTTTGGACTTCGGCACCAG GACACGGAGGTAGTGAATATGGTACTGAGAGCTCTCAAAGCTCTCGCTTCCTTCCACTACAAGGAGACACGTGCTGGCAAAGTAGGTTTGGGCTCACAGGCCACGGGTATCAAGGATCCACAAGGCAATTTGCAGGAAGGCATTTTGAGTCGCTTCCTTAGATTGTTACTGCATTGGCTCCTTTTTGAAGATTACAG CATTGATCTAGTCAGTCCTGCAGCAGAAGCACTATTTCCATTGATCCTTTGTGAACAAGACATATACCAG AAATTAGCGAACGGGTTGATAGAGACACAAGCAAATCCGACACTCAGATCAAGACTGACAAGCGCAATACATTCCCTCACAAGCTCCAATCAGCTATCAACTTCTTTAGATCGTATGAATTACCAAAGATTCAGAAAGAATGTAAACAACTTCTTGATTGAAGTTCGTGGGTTTTTGCGGACAGTGTGA
- the LOC126674563 gene encoding uncharacterized protein LOC126674563: protein MATNPHASSSSSSQFSYTTTTPNGSYFPMPFHLQQQPYITPPAVQPVYTAPGGAVYSLPQYQQAQQLFQRDAQTITPEALEGVKAALASSEIEHKAETKKKAIPRKAAGQSWEDPTLAEWPENDYRLFCGDLGNEVNDDVITKAFAKFPSFNMAKVVRDKRTGKTKGYGFVSFSNPSDLAAALKEMNGKYVGNRPIKLRKSNWKERTDYDALDRQKSHNQKKPKTFKKSVLHK, encoded by the exons ATGGCGACAAATCCACATGCCTCTTCGTCGTCCTCATCGCAATTTTCATACACGACCACCACACCAAACGGTTCATATTTTCCGATGCCGTTTCATCTCCAACAACAACCTTATATCACTCCGCCGGCGGTTCAACCCGTTTACACCGCTCCAGGTGGAGCCGTCTACTCTCTTCCTCAGTACCAACAG GCACAACAGTTGTTTCAAAGGGATGCACAAACAATTACTCCCGAAGCACTTGAGGGTGTGAAAGCTGCCCTGGCTAGTAGTGAAATTGAGCACAAAGCTGAAACAAAAAAGAAAGCTATTCCTCGAAAAGCTGCAGGCCAGTCTTGGGAGGATCCTACACTTGCTGAATGGCCTGAAA ATGATTATCGCCTATTTTGCGGTGATCTGGGCAACGAGGTGAATGATGATGTCATTACAAAAGCATTTGCAAAGTTTCCTTCTTTTAACATGGCTAAA GTGGTTAGAGATAAGCGGACTGGAAAAACCAAGGGTTATGGATTTGTTAGCTTTTCCAATCCTTCAGACCTTGCAGCAGCGCTTAAGGAGATGAATG GTAAATATGTTGGAAATCGTCCCATTAAATTACGAAAGAGCAATTGGAAGGAAAGGACAGACTATGATGCACTAGATAGACAAAAG AGCCATAATCAGAAGAAACCAAAGACATTTAAAAAGAGTGTATTGCACAAGTAG
- the LOC126674562 gene encoding uncharacterized protein LOC126674562: MNLHCEKLKAMYTLPMRQIKLNIVETAPEFVFFYNLNSARSPYIHRTEPTANRIQSPPSSSKIKTMETPTEIPSLPSVIIMEILTRLEAKHVIKCKIICKQWNSLIQEQYFTNKHVHQWRTTLISSSITWRVHADNNNDGDTNQNNFELIAQSYGVTVERSSNKNDAVRPGGCEILTLGGGGDLSWRIIQIPSLHDLNRSRERTRFNMQFPDKYTFYFMRIGLNLAQIISISLNDESVATDTLPENTFENPAGVSFFYFSALEKDSGSDEGYITYPGFAEIVKNKKELHIVYLVGNRNNRWSKKREVPLIFVGEDEMTTEIEPLFCIKPLVYFRNGKQWLVYDIKSCNRDFVAEKLMVNKSQLTRESCNSCSLLTFKGMQPERKNLEFTCPFKR, from the exons ATGAACCTTCATTGTGAAAAGCTTAAAGCAATGTATACATTACCAATGCGgcaaataaaactaaacattgtcg AAACAGCACCTGAGTTTGTCTTCTTCTACAATTTAAACTCCGCCAGAAGTCCATATATACACAGAACAGAACCCACCGCAAACAGAATTCAATCaccaccatcttcttcaaaaatcaAAACCATGGAAACACCAACGGAAATCCCTTCCCTGCCAAGCGTAATAATAATGGAGATTTTAACTCGATTAGAAGCAAAACATGTCATAAAATGCAAAATTATCTGCAAGCAATGGAACTCCCTAATCCAAGAGCAATATTTCACCAACAAACACGTACATCAATGGAGGACCACACTAATCTCCTCCAGCATCACCTGGAGAGTTCACGCAGACAACAACAATGACGGCGATACCAATCAGAACAATTTCGAATTAATCGCTCAAAGCTACGGCGTAACCGTCGAGAGAAGCAGCAACAAAAACGACGCCGTTAG ACCAGGCGGTTGCGAGATTCTAACACTCGGAGGCGGCGGCGATCTGTCGTGGAGAATCATTCAAATCCCTAGCTTACATGATCTAAATCGATCGAGGGAGAGAACAAGGTTCAACATGCAATTTCCAGATAAGTACACATTTTATTTCATGAGAATCGGACTCAATTTAGCTCAAATAATATCAATTTCATTAAACGACGAATCTGTAGCTACTGATACATTACCTGAAAATACATTTGAAAATCCCGCCGGAGtttcgtttttttatttttcagcctTGGAGAAGGATTCCGGTTCCGATGAAGGTTATATAACATATCCTGGGTTCGCCGAGATtgtgaaaaataaaaaggaattaCATATTGTGTATCTAGTTGGAAATAGGAATAACCGATGGTCTAAAAAGCGAGAGGTTCCGCTGATTTTCGTCGGAGAAGATGAGATGACGACGGAGATAGAACCGTTGTTCTGTATAAAACCTTTGGTTTACTTTAGGAATGGAAAGCAGTGGTTAGTTTATGATATTAAAAGCTGCAACAGAGATTTTGTTGCAGAGAAGCTTATGGTGAATAAATCTCAGCTTACGAGGGAGAGTTGCAACAGTTGCAGCTTGTTAACTTTTAAGGGAATGCAACCGGAGAG GAAGAATCTTGAATTTACATGTCCattcaaaagataa
- the LOC126672029 gene encoding putative lysine-specific demethylase JMJ16, with protein sequence MGTELMRVCVKEENDDIPAVPPGFESFAAFTLKKVQDSEKQESLDIVNRYSGSLIASESQPVKMETEFQSGTEPKVTRSLRRRAWINYGQLENCSGEEAVAGKLIQDLSSRPHLPKGVIRGCEQCIDCQKVNARWHPGYARKPELEDAPVFYPTEEEFEDTLNYIASIRPKAEQYGICRIVPPPSWKPPCPLKEKSIWEGSKFATRVQRVDKLQNRDSLKKMSRTNNHTRKKRRKCMRMEVDCGTDTESISGCTKVGACEADNFGFEPGPQFTLNMFQKYADDFKAQYFGKNDVIKGVNTAAIQDSWEPTVENIEGEYWRIVEKATEEIEVLYGADLETGVFGSGFPKLSSQVGSDANDRYAKSGWNLNNFPRLPGSVLSYESGDISGVLVPWLYIGMCFSSFCWHVEDHHLYSLNYLHWGAPKIWYGVPGKDSMKLEEAMRKHLPDLFDEQPDLLHKLVTQLSPSILKAEGIPVYRCKQNSGEFILTFPRAYHSGFNCGFNCAEAVNVAPVDWLPHGQIAIELYREQGRRTSISHDKLLLGASREAVRAHWELNLLKKNTSNNLRWKEVCGKDGILSKALKERVEMERVRREFLCKSSQALKMDSNFDATSERECNVCLFDLHLSAAGCHCSPDKYACLNHTNQMCSCGGGTKYFLFRYDINELNILVEALEGKLSAVYRWARLDLGLALASFISKDNLQDCKLSYLPEVKALKETRSKASLELLNDLNSKTSIKILNETPSVEKKIPPETIAQKVAKALALSNSSFQVIEKQSNGFKVQKEGSTCSPANLTTAICQLSREDTSYAGDVSSVESGSKKPPPLNHGDIILLSDDEGDEPKESAGERTKENSHAKHSEVTDKPSSSNNITCNDNKDTISITSLTDSLVSGESNGISSPSRQRINSLFVPVKLKDVHQESERVLESNASKSSCHPGSASVSDRTGQDSLNMSQTKRDQNMLNSGCQPMQQLGSLKPNAEDKMGASVTSNSVEYSRAITASPSCSSNNLDRHFRQKGPRIAKVVRRINCNVEPLEFGDVLSGKLWSNSQAIFPKGFRSRVRYISVLDPTNMSYYVSEILGAGQDRPLFMVSLEDCPSEVFVHVSASRCWEMVRDRVNQEITKQHKLGRMNLPPLQPPGSLDGLEMFGFSSPAIVQAIEALDRNRVCTDYWDLRPYSRPVGQIPQPKEIGRNLHGKNDGQNGGNSSNHSLPNGADNILRELLKKANTEELNSLNVILNGGGTSVDGGLITKLVNEEIKYRRR encoded by the exons ATGGGAACTGAACTCATGAGAGTCTGTGTTAAGGAAGAAAATGATGACATTCCAGCAGTTCCGCCTGGTTTTGAATCATTTGCTGCTTTCACCTTAAAGAAAGTGCAAGATAGTGAGAAGCAGGAAAGCCTAGACATAGTAAATAGATATTCAGGATCTTTAATTGCTTCAGAATCACAACCTGTTAAGATGGAAACGGAATTTCAAAGTGGTACTGAGCCAAAAGTTACAAGGTCTCTTCGGCGTAGAGCCTGGATAAACTATGGACAATTGGAAAATTGTTCAGGGGAGGAAGCTGTTGCTGGGAAGCTTATTcaa GATCTCAGTTCAAGGCCTCATCTTCCTAAGGGGGTTATCCGTGGCTGTGAACAATGCATTGATTGCCAGAAG GTCAATGCGAGGTGGCATCCTGGATATGCTCGTAAGCCCGAACTGGAGGACGCTCCTGTCTTCTATCCAACTGAAGAG GAGTTCGAGGATACTTTAAATTATATTGCTAGCATACGGCCAAAAGCTGAACAATATGGTATATGTCGCATTGTTCCTCCTCCTTCTTGGAAACCTCCCTGTCCACTGAAGGAAAAATCTATATGGGAGGGTTCTAAGTTTGCTACTCGTGTTCAAAGGGTTGACAAACTGCAGAATCGGGATTCGCTGAAAAAGATGTCAAGGACGAATAATCATActagaaagaaaagaagaaaatgcATGAGAATGGAAGTAGATTGCGGGACAGATACTGAAAGTATCTCAGGCTGCACCAAAGTTGGTGCTTGCGAGGCTGACAATTTTGGGTTTGAACCTGGTCCACAGTTTACTCTGAATATGTTTCAGAAATATGCTGATGATTTCAAGGCGCAATACTTTGGCAAGAACGATGTCATCAAGGGCGTTAATACAGCAGCCATTCAGGATAGTTGGGAGCCAACAGTGGAGAATATTGAGGGTGAGTATTGGCGAATTGTAGAAAAGGCGACTGAGGAAATAGAG GTGCTTTATGGAGCTGATCTGGAAACTGGGGTTTTTGGCAGTGGGTTTCCAAAATTGTCTAGTCAAGTTGGTTCTGATGCCAATGACCGTTATGCAAAGTCTGGCTGGAACTTGAACAACTTCCCGAGGCTTCCTGGCTCTGTTCTTTCCTACGAGAGTGGCGATATATCTGGTGTTCTGGTGCCATGGCTGTATATAGGAATGTGCTTTTCATCATTCTGTTGG CATGTTGAAGATCATCACTTGTATTCGCTGAATTACTTGCATTGGGGGGCTCCAAAAATATGGTATGGTGTGCCGGGGAAGGATTCCATGAAATTAGAAGAGGCTATGAGAAAGCATTTGCCTGATCTTTTTGACGAACAGCCAGACTTGCTTCACAAGCTG GTGACTCAGCTTTCTCCTTCCATACTTAAAGCTGAAGGGATACCAGTCTATCGTTGCAAACAAAATTCTGGAGAGTTTATTCTAACATTTCCTCGAGCATATCATTCAGGGTTTAATTGTGGCTTCAATTGTGCGGAGGCGGTAAATGTAGCTCCTGTTGACTGGCTGCCCCATGGACAGATTGCTATAGAGCTATACCGTGAGCAGGGAAGAAGAACTTCCATATCCCATGATAAATTGTTGCTTGGGGCATCAAGGGAAGCAGTAAGAGCTCATTGGGAACTTAATTTACTGAAAAAGAACACTTCAAATAATTTAAGATGGAAAGAAGTGTGCGGAAAGGATGGGATACTATCCAAAGCACTCAAG GAACGTGTGGAGATGGAACGTGTGAGGAGAGAATTTCTATGCAAATCTTCACAGGCGCTGAAGATGGACAGCAATTTTGACGCCACAAGTGAAAGGGAATGTAATGTCTGCCTTTTTGATTTGCATCTTTCTGCAGCAGGATGCCATTGTTCTCCGGATAAGTATGCATGCTTGAACCATACAAACCAGATGTGTTCATGTGGAGGGGGTACCAAATATTTCCTATTTCGCTATGACATCAACGAATTAAATATCCTAGTTGAAGCATTGGAAGGAAAACTAAGTGCAGTGTATAGATGGGCAAGACTTGATCTTGGACTGGCATTAGCATCTTTCATCTCCAAAGACAATTTGCAAGACTGTAAATTATCTTATTTGCCTGAAGTAAAAGCACTGAAAGAGACAAGATCAAAAGCATCTTTGGAGCTCCTCAATGATTTAAACAGTAAAACTTCAATTAAGATCTTAAATGAGACTCCTTCAGTTGAGAAAAAGATACCTCCTGAAACTATAGCTCAGAAGGTGGCAAAGGCATTAGCTCTATCTAATAGTTCTTTCCAAGTAATTGAGAAACAAAGTAATGGTTTTAAGGTACAGAAAGAGGGTTCCACTTGTTCTCCTGCTAATTTGACAACAGCAATATGCCAGCTATCTCGAGAAGACACATCCTATGCTGGGGATGTGAGTTCTGTGGAATCTGGAAGCAAAAAGCCTCCACCTTTGAATCATGGTGACATTATTCTTCTTAGTGATGATGAAGGTGATGAACCAAAAGAATCAGCTGGAGAACGAACAAAAGAAAATTCGCACGCAAAGCACTCAGAAGTTACTGACAAGCCATCAAGTTCTAATAATATCACTTGTAATGACAATAAAGATACAATCTCAATTACCTCTCTGACTGATTCTCTAGTTAGTGGCGAAAGTAACGGCATTTCCTCACCAAGTCGGCAGAGGATCAATAGTTTATTTGTACCTGTAAAATTGAAGGATGTCCATCAAGAAAGTGAAAGAGTTCTGGAATCTAATGCATCAAAGAGTTCTTGCCATCCAGGGTCTGCATCAGTTTCTGATCGGACTGGTCAGGATTCCTTAAATATGAGTCAAACCAAGAGGGATCAAAATATGTTAAATTCTGGATGTCAACCTATGCAGCAGTTGGGCAGTTTAAAACCAAACGCTGAGGATAAAATGGGAGCAAGTGTCACCTCTAATTCAGTGGAATACTCGAGAGCTATTACAGCTAGCCCATCTTGTTCATCAAATAATTTGGATCGACATTTTCGTCAGAAGGGTCCACGTATTGCAAAGGTAGTGCGGCGGATTAATTGTAATGTTGAGCCTCTGGAATTTGGAGATGTACTTTCCGGAAAATTATGGAGCAACAGCCAGGCAATTTTTCCCAAAG GATTTAGAAGCCGTGTTAGATACATAAGTGTTTTGGATCCCACAAATATGTCTTACTATGTCTCAGAAATTTTGGGTGCTGGACAAGATAGACCTCTGTTTATG GTTTCGCTGGAAGATTGTCCAAGTGAGGTGTTTGTCCACGTTTCAGCATCCAGGTGCTGGGAAATGGTGCGAGATAGAGTGAATCAAGAGATCACTAAGCAACATAAATTGGGAAGGATGAACTTGCCCCCACTGCAACCTCCTGGCAGTCTTGATGGCcttgaaatgtttgggttttcTTCCCCAGCTATTGTGCAG GCAATAGAGGCATTGGATCGAAATCGAGTTTGTACAGATTATTGGGATTTGAGGCCGTATTCACGGCCTGTAGGTCAGATTCCACAACCCAAAGAAATTGGTAGAAATTTGCATGGCAAAAATGACGGACAAAACGGAGGTAATTCAAGTAACCATTCGTTACCTAACGGAGCTGATAACATTCTTAGAGAGCTCTTGAAGAAGGCTAACACAGAAGAACTGAACTCGCTGAACGTAATTCTAAACGGTGGAGGAACGAGCGTTGATGGAGGTTTAATAACTAAACTTGTGAATGAAGAGATAAAATATCGCCGGAGATGA